atatacacattcaggattttctttaccacattttaccactctttaataatcctgaatggccagactcatcaatagtttggtacctcacctacaccttacccttttatttcatctccatgcattcttacacactgatcatatgtgcatacatgtgcaaaaacaatggagaagattagggtagacatggttcatccgactgcttaggtaggatcggaacatttaggtggttagacacggacctgtgtgtctagaggtgtaaatagaaaaattgggtgttgtaagtgtgtgattgcatcgcagtgtatatattcgatttcggtttgtataagttttcgttctaaaaaaaaaaaaaaaaaaaaaaaaaaaaataataataataataatataaaaaaaaaaaaaaaaaaaaaaaaaataaaaaaaaaaaaaaaaaaaaaaaagagttcatgtttatatctcattcagtagatttgatttagacattttatttttattttgtgtaccaGAGATGATGCGTTGTCTAAATTTGGAgttagagtttgagatttgttgggttttgatcatttgagacttgagcagttcgaaaacatggttatcaatatactcgatttctccagcgattttgcataatgttttgcattttttttgttatcgctgatacccacaaacacttgagcctcacctaattaaacactaaaacagcctcccaaacaccgagcccgttatacctgatggagatatctttggtggaaaggtcacgcactttttaatgaatgtaaagagttgattacttgaaactgagacttgcaggtctgaaatatggaaaggtttgcgcggtcttggtggggatttagaatgaatgccttgacagtctctgatttaagtggttagcgaaatcacaagataaggtctactgagggttagtgagctcctaaattttaatcctctttacttgaggacaagcaaagattcaagtctgggggagttgatattccgtgtttttaacggttttaaactcgttttggagcaattaaatggtcggttttaattaatgttttggtctatttgatgcgttttggtgttcttaagtgtaatatgcaggttactagatagcttgaaagaaaagaacgcattcgggatttattcagaagcaagatggaccgaacaatggaccgaatgaagtattgatcgcacagagcacgagatcgaccgatccgggctacctggatcgaccgatctgtggctttcatgcactagatcgaccgatccgagccatgtggatcgaccgatctcaggcgctacgggctccacacgcacaaacgagcttttcactcctttttacccactcccctcaataattcacAGAAGAACTCGACTTTGGAGACTCACAAAAGACCAGGGGGCGACCAaagaggagatttacaagttctagagagagatttgagtgttttgtacttgttttggtgtgatttgtgaagatttgtaaaggagttcatctcaaaaccatttggagaagatcttctgaacctttactctgttttaatacaatcttatcatgttttcttcatcaaaatcgttttgttcttgcttagttatgtgtgagtagtcatctagttgggtttaggggttctcataggggatttcttgatgttttgatccataaaacgtgtgtagactaagggattacgttttggttcttcatctaatggatttcttactgcttgaactgaattgatcacttagttcatgatttcagattgtttgatgcaccgaaagtgattgtttgaacttccgaaaatactttagatgagcaaagtgtccttaaccctcggaagttgatgttattgcgctttgtgaacatattgaacctgttcttaatgcttgtttagaaattgaaactcagcggaagttagtgtggagatttctataacatagagaattagcgctacggaagtaggttaattctaatatcgtgtttgagttctagacggttcttaatatatccctgtgtcttccattaattgtatcttgattaaaaagaaatccctgagaattcccaatgcccaacgtttgttttaaaatagttttcaaatcgtttaaataatctttttacatgcttgtttatgttttgtgacacctaagaaaattaaataaaaaccatcaaaaacatatcttgattcgctgtagctattaacttgtctgcaactctacgtgtgatcatcggtccctgtggattcgatcccgcattactactgcgtactttactgtgcacttgcagttagacaatcgggttaaaactcgataCATCAAGCACCAACACCAACACCAACAATGTGAGAAGCATTGGCAGGGATGGTATCAGGGGTGTTAGAGATCCAAGAGACAAGTATCAAGTACACAAGGCTCTGCGTGATGATATCTAAACCCTTCCTGAATAttgaaacacacaaaacaaGTCTATTACCAAAAGTCAACAAACAAAACAGAACAAGAAAAAGTTTATCGAGAAAAAGTCTCTTACAGTAACAGCAGATTCAACAAGATTAGCTAAACCAAGAGGTAGTTTTATCCAAATCCCCTTCTTCCCCTGCaactttcaaacaaaaaataacatcTCCTTGAAAATGGAAATTTCAAACCAGCGGACTTACTTGGATCTCAAGCAATCCCAGAAAATGGAAATTTCTTCTTTCATTCTTATGTACCACGTGTAATAACAACTCCCCTAAACTGTGATTATTTTTCATCGATAATATAAAGTTCATTCCGccgaaaaaaaggaaaaagaaatcgATTGGAAGCTGAAGTAACGCTATTAAGAATACAGCATATCGCAAATAAAGATCGCAGACGAGATGTTGACCGAAGAAGCTGAAGACTTGATCAGCAATCTACCAGTTGTGATCCGCCAACGCATACTCTGCTTTGTTCCTATTGAATTAGCCATCAAAACATCCCTCTTGTCAAAACGATGGAGACACGTATGGTGCGACATACCTTCTCTCTCCCTAAAGGCCAACACCCTGACGGCAGATTCGATAAACAAAACCCTAGCTCTCTACACAGCTCCCAAGATGAAGAGCTTTCACCTCCTAATATCACCAATCAAAAAGAACATACCATACATCGACACGTGGATCAAGTTCGCCATGTCACGCAACGTTGAGAATCTATCCCTTGATGTTCGTAGACCGTATTATGAAGAGTATAAGCTTCCTGATTTCTTCTACAACAGTTCCTCTTTCAAACAGCTCAACATTAAGTTCACTCAAAAGATGGTTATGGAGTGTCGATATGGGTCTTCTTGGGTATCGTTGCAGAAGTTATTATTGAGTTTTTGTAGTCTCTCTGATGAATCCATGGCTAAGATTCTATCCGGCTGTCCGATTCTCGAATACTTAAGATTGTACCACTGCAGTAGACTAAAGGTTCTTGATCTCAGCAAATCCCTACGTCTGAGAACGTTGGAAGTAAACCGTAACTTGAAGACACGGGGGCCAAGGCAGATTGTGGCACCACACATCCACTGTCTCAGATTGTTAGACTCTATGAGGTCATGTACTTTGGTTGATGTCGCTTCTCTAACCGAAGCTAAGTTGGATATTTGCTATGTCCCAACTAATAAGCCTTTCTTCGAGTTTACCCAACCTGGTTTTCTCCAACTCCAAGTCAAGGTGCTAGAGATGCTAGAGAAGTTACAAAACGCAGAGAAGCTTACGTTTGGGAGCAACTTTATTCAggtacacttttttttttttttttttttttaatagttctaagaaattttgaaaattcaggtacacttttttttttttggttcataaTCATATAATAGCACTCTCTAATGCCTAAAGGTCAGTAAGTTGCACGGTCAATGTTTTCTATATGGACtattaattagttttctttagagtttttttatagttctaagaaattttgaaaattctaaGCTTGGTACTAATCAATATTCACtatatcttttttgtttttctgttaGATTTTATCTCTAGCTGAGATTCGTGGTGTTTATTTCCCGATGCTCAAGGTCAAATCATTGACTCTGGATACAGTGATCTCTCAGTATGTTATTCCTGGCATACAAAGGCAGTTACAAAACTCTCCTGATTTAGAGAAGCTAGTAGTAGGTGGAAGGACTTCCAGCAAGGCCATACCGGTATATTTACCACACAACCTCTTTTTCTATAGTTATTATCGAGTTCAAATCTATCCAGGAACCGTTTTAGtaacttatttttgtttgtacAGGAGCATCATCTTGACCAATACTTGAAATCACAATCCTTGAAACTGGATCAATGCTGGAGATCGTCTAAAGATGGTTTCAAATGGAATACGTCTTGTTGGTATGTACAACCAAAGCATGTCACTGCATTTGTGGAACTTGTTCTTGAAAAAACAGAGAAGTCAGACAAGATGGTCCTATTGTTGGATAAACGTTACCTTAAGTCTTATATTGAAGACCTGACTGCAACACTTGCTCACAACAACAATGTCATCATTGGGCCTCTTCCACCAACATCACAATGGTGATAACATCAGCGGAGCTGTTGAATCATAGGGGGTTGAAGTGTTGTTACTACGTCTTTTGGACTACACTAGGATGTGTAAGATCTTCTAAAATGTCTTTTCTGTTGcagtttttctttattttattacttaaaCAAGGCATATTCAAAAAAACCTTATAGTCACCcgattaattttattaaaagtcaATGATTACGTACGTACGAATATATCAACAATAAGGGgctgtttgtttcaccatttgccatctccatccaaatgattcatttgtatgatctattcaaatgatccattcagatttttgtgattgtttgtttgtccatctacatagctcatctagatgaatcatctaaatggatcttatgtttgtttttttattttcattcccattcaaatgagtttagtaaagaaattaccaaaatattcttgtgttgatttaatcatatgtttaatattaattttaactatattacatttaattatttagtttaatatatttacattagaattatttcaaaattaacgagttttctttttgcggtttgggcgggaaaacaagttttttcggttttagcgagaaaacacattttttatgttttggcggaaaacaagatttttcggttctggcgggaaaacgatattttccggttttggcgggaaaatacaattttttggttttggcaagaaaacaagtttttgcggttttggcgggaaaacacgtttttgcgagaaaacacgtttttgcggttttggagggaaccacgtttttacgattttggcgggaaaacgcatttttgcgtttttggcgggaaaacgcgtttttgcggttttgtcgGGAAACAcgtttttgacgggaaaacgcattttttgcgtttttggaggaaaatacatttttgcggttttggcagaaaaacgcgtttttgcggttttggcagaaaaatgcgtttttgcggttttggggGAAACgcgttttttgcggttttggcgggaaaacgcgtttttgcggttttggcgggaaaacgcgtttttgcggttttggcgagaaaacgcgtttttacggttttggcgggaaaacgcgtttttgcggttttggcggaaaaacgcggttttggcggaaaaacgcgtttttgcggttttggcgggaaaacgcgtttttggtGGGAACACATTTTACGGTTTtcgcgggaaaacgagatttttcggttttggcgggaaaatacaaattttcggttttggcgagaaaacacgttttttggttttggcgggaaaacacattttttttgttttggcgggaaaacacgttttttgcaattttggcgggaaaacacggtTTGCgactttggcgggaaaacgtgtttttttgtgttttgacggaaaaatgtattttgggggtgttggcgtgaaaacatttttttgtgattttggcatgaaaacatgttttcagtttttgcggaaaaacacgtttttgcaattttgacgtgaaaacatttttttttgcaattttagcgggaaaatgcgttttggggttttggcgtgaaaaaatagtttttagcacgggaaaaaatgtttttgtagttttatcAGTTTTCGTTTGTgtcaaaaatgatattatgtttaggtttgtaatttgtgaattacattaggggtataatagacattatacaattttgaatgaaccatctccgttcaaatgatccaaattggttcagctgaatgaactttaaaattaagcctaaattttCAAAAGTCATCCGGATGATTCATCTGAATGAGTTGCACTTTTAGtgcctaaacaaacaaaacttaaGTAGGATGAATACCCATTCACGTTAAACAACTCAAACCTCATCCACATCAAAACATCTCAAAAGAGAATGGCGAGACATTTAGAAGATGTGATTAGCATGGCGACAACAACAACACAGTTCCATGTTAGTTACCTTCTTCATATTGTGTTTTTGGCTCTGTTCAGCTGTTGTGTCCTCTCGGCTCTGTTACTCTCATGTGCTGACGGAGCATCCGACAACAAAGCCACTTCCGGCAATACCCCTTCTGCCGGTGGTTGTGGTGGTGCCGGTTGCGGCGGTGGTTGTGGAGATTGAGTTTCTTCATATTCGCCGTGACTTGGTGGTATTGTGGCTTTTGTGGTTATCATTGGCATAAGCTATTTCGTtgttttttcataaatataagaaTTTCTATAAATCGTATTACTAAAGCAACTGCATAAcgatttaaaagttaaattaacATGATGCATAGAACaactatcttttgttttttctgtAGTCACTTTCTTTCTAAACCGGAAAAACCGATCCAAATCCCATATTGAAACCCAAATTTCAGGGGAGGAGATTCATAACGTTATCCATAAAAGAAACGTTGAGTGTCTCATGGTCCTAATAGCCCTTAACAACACGACTAAGTTTCatgagaagaggagaagcaaaaccaaaacaaatatgGATCCCATAACCGGATCAACTGATGGTCCAAAAAGAGACGATCAACTTCGATTCTTTCGTGAAACGAGAACAAAAGCACGAACCAGGAAGAGGTTTCATTATGCGTTGATGGGATTTGATTCTTTAGACCTCATGATCTTGGCTTGTAGTTTCTGCATAAAAGCTGGATTAGCTTGGAGCCTCTGTTTCACATAAGCAGTTCTTATGTCCTCAGCGATCTTGTTAGCCTTCGCAGCTTCCTCTATCAACCCGTATAGCGTCCTCAAGCAGTCTTTCCTGTTTTCCTCTCGGTGTTCAAACCTGTGACAAGTGTGTTATAGCAACATTCTTGTCCTGTGACGAAAAGGCTTTTTGATAAGGTTTAAAGAGTTGCATTACCTCTCGCTTGTGATTGTAAGCTCGTCTTTCCCTGAATCATATCTTTTTCCCACGAGCTCCCTTAGCCTACGAGCCTGATGCTTAGAGAGTCCGAGCTCTTTCACTGTAACAGACAGTTTAACTTTCCTGTTCTTTGGATGCCAAGCATCGCCTCCAGGAGCAAAAACAATCCTTGACTGCCACCTAAGGATTGGACCTTTACCGGGAGGGTCATCCAAGTTGGTGTTGCTATAGGAAGGATCCGTTTCATCAAACTTGGGAGGTCCCGCAGCTTCCATTTGATCCCCATATTGAATCACCATCTCATCTTCGAATTCCTTAAACAGCTCATAAGCTGCTTCAGGCTCTATTTCACCCCTTTCACACATGTCTCCGAGCTCATTAAACTTCGCTTCAACTTTCTTCTTCAAGTCATCTGAATGGAAAATACAGTCAGAGGGTTTCCCTGATGTTTCTTATAAACGcatcacagaaaaaaaaaacaatatgctCTATGAAAAGACACTACTATGATTCTAGCAATATcccaaatacaaaaaaaaaaataacagcaAATACACAGTCTCATTAGAGAGTGATTTTAGCTGATAAGGAAGTACATAAGTATATCAATCAGCCTAGCCCCTGAAGAGTACAACACCTCAAAACTAAGATGCTAAGGTAGCTAAGTCTAAAGAAGTGAATCCATGAATTTTTAATGTAAGAAAACTGCAATGAATAAACAAACCAATGTGCTCTCTAAATGATCCTGGTGAGTGGTGACCCGAGAAGCAATGAATCTTAAAATGATCATATCCTCTTCAAAGAGTCCAACAAAGATAGTTCTCCTAGCAATATCCCAAACATAAAGCATAACAAAGagtccaacaaaaaaaaagctgcAATGAATAAACAAACCAATGTGTTCTCTAAATGATCCTGGTGACCCGAGAAGCaatgaatcttaaaacaaagaTAGTCTCCTAGTATCGATTCTAGCAATATCCCAAACATAAAGCATAACAACCGTATAAGGAAACACATTAACCGTATAAAGATGTGAGAAGCTAAGGTAGCTAAAAGTCTAACGATATGAATCCATGAAgctcaatataaaaaaaaaaaaaataacaacaacATTACCAGGAAGAAGCTTGTCCCAGTGAAGCATATCCTCAAGAATCTCTTCACACTCCTTAGTATCCTTCAAAATCCCATGCCTAATCCCATCTCTAACAATGACATCCCACTTCCTCTCATCCATATTAAAGAACTCATTGCtctgcatcttcttcttcacataCTCAGGGGAATTATACAGATCCTCGAGCTCGTCGTCAGTAGAGTGAGCTTCCTCGAAATCAGATTCAAAGTCTTCGTCTTTCACATCGTCTTTGAAAGGCTGGTTCTGGAGCGAGTCCATCACTTCGTCATCCGTGTCCGAGTGCTTGTCAACAAGCCTTCTCTGGAGAAGAGCTTCGATGATTCCGGGTAAAGCGTCTTCGTTTCCTTCGTTGAAGTACTTCTCTATACGGGCCTTAAGCTCTGAAACCACACACAAAGCAAATATCAAGATCTTTAGCTACACAGATTAAAGTTCCAATCTTTTTGCTTTACCTTTGTTTCCTACGTCTTCTACAGCGAGATCTTTCTTGTTGGTGGATTCAATTGGAGAAGAAGActccggaggaggaggaggagggttCTCGCCGGAGGAATCGGATTCGGAGGAGAATAATCTGGGGAAAAACGGAGTGGCGATCGGAGCGACGAAACGAGcattggaggaggaggagggttgATGAGTGTTGATTCGAGGAGAAAGGAGAAGTCTGCGAGCGCAGAGAGATGCGTTTCTGAAGAGAGCTCCTCTCATGGCGGATcggagatttagggttttaggtcgtcGAGCTCTCTCTATCTGTAAATTTTCTAAGTGCTTacaaaaatgtgatttttttctttacacAAATGTTTGTTTTTGTCACAGCAcaaatgtttgtttaatttacgAATTTGACACTGGACCCTTTTTAAGCCCTTGCTCTAGTAATCAATctatatactatactaaaaagGGATTGAAGGAGGCTTATCCACCTCAGCCAATTAAATCAACTAATCATATGTTATCAAACTGCCATgtcattttgtaaaatccacatcatatttctttgaaaaaaatgaaactttgcGGACGGTTTGCTACTTCTTCTTCCGATTTTCTATTAGTATTAGCTGCCTGCACAAACCAGAAAACCAAAAGTTTCAATCTCTTCATATACCTTACAATTAAATTCTCATCTTCAATAGAGTtccaaattaatatttatttatttttgctaaaaACCAAATTAATATTAAAGACCTCTAAATGACTCCTACCGCTTCATCTTTAATGTATAAGTGGAAAATTTCAGCCAAAACCAAGAAATGATTAACACCTTATTCTTGCCACAGATCCTAACGCACGTACGGCAACAAAGGTACCAAATTTTTGCTCAAATCCAAAGATACATGTTCTTAAATATTCTTCATGTCTGCATCATAGAGATTAACTTCAGATTTTTCCTTCTTGATTTGAATCTCCATGGTAAGagtctttattttcttcaagATTCTGTATTTTCTGGAGATCTTTACAATTTCTAGACTGTTGATCCAATCTaagtttttttccttcttctgtTACGGATAATTCAAAACTTTCTAAACAGCTGACCGTGTTATTAACCACTACGATCGGAGGGACTGACAAACAACATGTAGTCTTTTGGCTCAAGCCAACTAATATGTCCCTTATGGCATGAGGTTCGGAAATTTAGATTAATGTTTTTTCCCTTTAATCTTGATCAGGAAAAAAGGAGTATTTCTTGGGTTTATTTCAGTTTTGAACTTCAGTCTTTACTTCTTGAATTTCATATGAAATAGGTATAAAAATAGGAGAGAATGATGAAAAGATCTTCATTGGTCACAAGATGAGACAGAGTTTCTTTGATATCACTAACTCTCAAACTCAAAGAGGATCTTAATTTTCAAGAAACATGTTTAGCGGCAAGTAAGGTTGACATCTCATTCTGGGTTTGTAAGTCTCTAACTTGCGATCTCATTGTCTTAAATTAATTACTagatttgattttggttttatttgagATCATGAGATGTAAAAGTATTTtctttaatcaataaaaatgtaaaacaattgAGCTAAGCAGATACGAGTTGTAAATGGAGGAATACACAGTTTGCACACATATCTTGGTTTAATTTAGGGTCCTATGCACCAAAGAAAACCATTTATTTTTCTACAGGAGATAAAATTTTCTAGAAACAAGGTGCAACCAGAACTTACTACTCCTTGCTCACATGTTGTGTCAGTTCTTCACTTCTTTGTTTAAGAATGAATATGTTTCAGGTGAAAGCTTTGCACCACGAGGTTACTTGCAAAAATGCTTTGCTTAAGGCCAAGTGTTCTGAACAAGAGATTTGGTTTCTTTCCTGTAATTTCTAAATCATCTTCTGAACTTATATATTAACCAACAAGTTGTAGACTTCTATAAATCATGTTTAGGTATTGCTTTTACTTTTAACTTACGTCtgtatttcaaactaaagttgGATGTTTCTGATATTATTCACACTTTTAGGATCATAAAGATGAGAACCCACCCCCATAAAATGCACTAACAGCTGAGAACGTGGTTAAGTTTTTGGAACCATCTGTACCAAATAGAAGGCTTATTCATTAGAAGCAAACGTAGATATCTGTTCATGATCTTGCTTAAGAATTGCTATGACTATTGTtacttatttcattaatttgtgATAATCTtcctttgttttcttgatggttTTATCTTACAGTCATATGAGCATCAACTGCACACAATGTTGACGCAGGAAAAGAGAAACCTGAAACGTTGTCTTCAATCAATTGTTATATAGAGCTgagtaatgtttttttatattgtttttaatgttGGTAGGGATTTGGGCTGGAATGTGTACAATACGCTATTTTCGATGGTCCAACATATGAGTGGGTTGTCATTAGCCGCCAGCCTAACATTATTGGCAAATTAAGGTTTTGTTCAACCTCAAGATGCATGCACATGGTCCTAGCTAATATGTGTGTTTGATGAGAGAAGGTGAAAAGGACATTGGGGCAGTTCACACCAGTTCATGGGGACAAAGACGAGTGGCATCCACTGCAAGCCACTTGGCATGTTATTCAAGTACTCACTCTTTGCATCATCTTCTTGACAGTAGCATTGAACACATCATCTTCCAACAAACCCATTGATTCTCTATAGCCTGATCTTGTGGTTGCTCATAGCCAGAGCTGAAGCCTTGCAATCTGATTATGTCTTTGATGAATCTTCAGGGTACGTTTGTATATTCGTCTCTCTATATCTCTTGATCAGTCGGCCACACTAAATACTTTTTCTTTCCAGGTACTACTACAGCAGCAGGCTTAGTTACTAATATTAGTTAACATTAGTGAAAGTTCATACTATGAGTAGGTAGAAATTGTAATGTTAATGTGTTTGCATTTGAGTCGTTTGACTGCATGTGGACAGCTGTTTCAGGACGAAAGAAGACCCTCAGTTATACTATGCACCAACGAAGCCTTTGGAAGAAGGAACATCTGAGGCAGAACAACGTAAAGAGAAGTTAAGTGTACTTTTGTGAATGAATGTTTTACATAAATGCTACGCGGTATTGATATGTGACTGTTGAGATGT
This region of Brassica napus cultivar Da-Ae chromosome C5, Da-Ae, whole genome shotgun sequence genomic DNA includes:
- the LOC125587620 gene encoding putative F-box/LRR-repeat protein At3g18150, with product MLTEEAEDLISNLPVVIRQRILCFVPIELAIKTSLLSKRWRHVWCDIPSLSLKANTLTADSINKTLALYTAPKMKSFHLLISPIKKNIPYIDTWIKFAMSRNVENLSLDVRRPYYEEYKLPDFFYNSSSFKQLNIKFTQKMVMECRYGSSWVSLQKLLLSFCSLSDESMAKILSGCPILEYLRLYHCSRLKVLDLSKSLRLRTLEVNRNLKTRGPRQIVAPHIHCLRLLDSMRSCTLVDVASLTEAKLDICYVPTNKPFFEFTQPGFLQLQVKVLEMLEKLQNAEKLTFGSNFIQVHFFFFFFF
- the LOC125587296 gene encoding putative F-box/LRR-repeat protein At3g18150, whose product is MPKAEIRGVYFPMLKVKSLTLDTVISQYVIPGIQRQLQNSPDLEKLVVGGRTSSKAIPEHHLDQYLKSQSLKLDQCWRSSKDGFKWNTSCWYVQPKHVTAFVELVLEKTEKSDKMVLLLDKRYLKSYIEDLTATLAHNNNVIIGPLPPTSQW
- the LOC111213061 gene encoding uncharacterized protein LOC111213061 produces the protein MARHLEDVISMATTTTQFHVSYLLHIVFLALFSCCVLSALLLSCADGASDNKATSGNTPSAGGCGGAGCGGGCGD
- the LOC111213060 gene encoding uncharacterized protein LOC111213060; this translates as MRGALFRNASLCARRLLLSPRINTHQPSSSSNARFVAPIATPFFPRLFSSESDSSGENPPPPPPESSSPIESTNKKDLAVEDVGNKELKARIEKYFNEGNEDALPGIIEALLQRRLVDKHSDTDDEVMDSLQNQPFKDDVKDEDFESDFEEAHSTDDELEDLYNSPEYVKKKMQSNEFFNMDERKWDVIVRDGIRHGILKDTKECEEILEDMLHWDKLLPDDLKKKVEAKFNELGDMCERGEIEPEAAYELFKEFEDEMVIQYGDQMEAAGPPKFDETDPSYSNTNLDDPPGKGPILRWQSRIVFAPGGDAWHPKNRKVKLSVTVKELGLSKHQARRLRELVGKRYDSGKDELTITSERFEHREENRKDCLRTLYGLIEEAAKANKIAEDIRTAYVKQRLQANPAFMQKLQAKIMRSKESNPINA